In the Methylophilus sp. 5 genome, one interval contains:
- a CDS encoding type II secretion system protein, which produces MKKQAGFTLVELVVVIAVLGILAATALPRFVNVQSNARVAAANGLAASLRSAANLARASWVAAGNNAATVPMDGNNVTVVAGVGYPTADAAGIGSALQQVDGQFQPGYVGGVATFTVGGFAQCTVIYTAATGVVTTPTLSAANCGG; this is translated from the coding sequence ATGAAAAAACAAGCAGGTTTTACATTGGTTGAATTGGTAGTGGTAATTGCAGTATTGGGTATTTTGGCGGCAACGGCTTTGCCAAGGTTTGTTAACGTGCAATCTAATGCACGCGTTGCAGCTGCGAATGGTCTTGCTGCATCTCTCCGGTCAGCGGCTAACCTTGCACGCGCCTCGTGGGTAGCCGCTGGAAATAATGCAGCTACAGTGCCTATGGATGGGAATAACGTCACAGTCGTTGCTGGGGTTGGTTATCCAACTGCAGATGCAGCTGGCATTGGTTCTGCATTGCAACAAGTAGATGGACAGTTTCAGCCAGGATATGTTGGTGGGGTTGCAACATTTACAGTAGGCGGTTTTGCACAATGTACAGTCATTTACACTGCTGCAACTGGTGTAGTCACTACTCCCACATTAAGTGCTGCTAATTGCGGCGGTTGA
- a CDS encoding Tfp pilus assembly protein FimT/FimU has protein sequence MIKADGFTLVELVVVIALTGIMMAVAAPRFTSGDIFETRGDAGLLSSTLRYAQKTAIAQRKKVFVLHNDAVEPNTVSLCFDPNCGAAQVVINPETAGAYVLTFSHSVIVGSSNKALGFDGLGRADPNELATYRVTNKKNELQFVGISVEANTGYIH, from the coding sequence ATGATAAAAGCAGATGGATTCACCCTTGTTGAATTGGTTGTGGTGATCGCTCTGACTGGAATCATGATGGCAGTCGCCGCCCCCAGATTCACTAGTGGTGACATCTTCGAAACCCGCGGCGACGCGGGTTTACTTTCATCTACGCTGCGTTATGCGCAAAAAACGGCCATTGCACAGCGCAAGAAAGTGTTTGTGTTACACAACGATGCGGTAGAGCCCAATACGGTTAGCCTGTGCTTTGACCCTAACTGTGGCGCGGCGCAAGTGGTGATTAACCCGGAAACCGCTGGCGCCTATGTGCTCACTTTTTCGCACAGTGTGATCGTTGGGTCGTCTAACAAAGCTTTGGGGTTTGATGGCTTGGGCCGGGCAGACCCAAACGAGTTGGCTACCTATAGAGTGACCAATAAAAAGAATGAACTGCAATTTGTTGGCATTTCGGTAGAAGCAAATACGGGTTACATACACTAA